Proteins encoded within one genomic window of Bacillus sp. 1NLA3E:
- a CDS encoding 3'-5' exonuclease, whose translation MRIVSRQIKKLHEEKKVPLEEMLILYRVKKTYKSPIVDIIKRTLTESAILFYWITENDVSKRSFEKEDGKVKISTIDSSNGLDFQAVFIVNVDSMPFPLEEDKEREVSLFYIGMTRAKEYLCLSYSGESEYTQYLDRISTMRSQKFGIVKVN comes from the coding sequence ATGAGAATTGTATCAAGACAAATAAAGAAATTACATGAAGAGAAAAAAGTTCCTTTAGAAGAAATGCTGATCCTTTATCGGGTAAAAAAGACATACAAATCTCCAATCGTTGATATCATCAAGCGTACATTAACTGAGTCAGCAATACTATTCTACTGGATCACCGAAAATGACGTTTCGAAACGATCTTTTGAAAAAGAAGACGGAAAGGTCAAAATCAGTACGATAGATAGCAGCAATGGATTAGATTTTCAGGCTGTGTTTATCGTCAATGTGGATTCGATGCCGTTTCCATTGGAAGAGGATAAGGAGCGAGAAGTCTCCTTGTTTTATATTGGCATGACAAGAGCAAAAGAATATCTTTGCTTGTCCTACTCTGGGGAATCGGAATACACTCAATATTTGGATCGAATCTCGACTATGAGAAGCCAGAAGTTTGGCATTGTGAAGGTAAATTAA
- a CDS encoding nucleoside triphosphate pyrophosphohydrolase, with translation MPIHNKLVRDRIPEIIKNDGKKFSTRILNNDEYTKELKKKSFEELEEYMNTENTEDAIEELADVLEIIHALAEYHGVSIERVEEARKKKAEKRGGFKEKIFLIEVEDE, from the coding sequence TTGCCAATTCACAACAAACTCGTCCGTGATCGTATCCCTGAAATAATAAAAAATGATGGAAAGAAGTTTTCTACACGAATATTAAATAATGACGAATACACAAAAGAATTGAAGAAAAAAAGCTTTGAAGAGCTTGAAGAATATATGAATACGGAAAATACTGAGGACGCAATTGAAGAACTAGCTGATGTATTGGAAATCATCCATGCTCTGGCTGAATATCATGGTGTTTCAATAGAAAGGGTAGAGGAAGCTCGTAAAAAGAAGGCCGAGAAGCGGGGCGGTTTTAAGGAAAAAATCTTCTTGATTGAGGTTGAAGATGAGTAA
- a CDS encoding DEAD/DEAH box helicase: MIRPSSAAQAPVPYQDQLLLSLHDIKTMDLHQEKLAKQIGDKNRLIRGVAGSGKTIILASRAKMLSKQNPDWKILILCYNISLANSIQQMIHHMLNEPEDLFDFDPSIKDVQNQNIIVRNFHSWLKNDLKIREYQLPEIIEKIEKKETILPTYDAVMIDEGQDFEADWLRLVSLLINADTQSLLLVEDRAQTIYNRKRSYVQDTGFSFQGRSKVLTINYRNTSQIVKFAWDFFREHSVFKNKVVNRDLDGEIIAPQSTKRKGPEPGIVKAASFSDEMRMVSRQIKKLHEEKKVPLEEMLILYRVKKTYKSPIVDIIKRTLNESAIPFYWITENDVSKRSFDKEDGKVKISTIDSSKGLDFQAVFIVNVDSMPFPLEEDKEREVSLLYIGMTRAKEYLCLSYSGESEYTIYLDRMLEERTQEKRRIEQVK; the protein is encoded by the coding sequence ATGATACGACCTAGCTCAGCCGCACAAGCACCTGTCCCTTATCAAGATCAGCTTTTATTGTCCCTACACGATATTAAGACAATGGACCTTCACCAGGAGAAGTTGGCAAAGCAAATCGGTGATAAGAACCGCTTGATTCGAGGCGTTGCAGGGAGTGGGAAAACGATTATTCTTGCCAGTAGGGCGAAGATGTTGTCAAAGCAGAATCCTGATTGGAAAATCCTCATCCTTTGTTATAATATTTCATTGGCGAATTCGATCCAGCAAATGATTCATCATATGTTAAACGAACCTGAGGACCTTTTTGATTTTGATCCCTCTATTAAGGATGTTCAAAATCAAAACATTATTGTGCGGAATTTTCATTCTTGGCTTAAGAATGATTTAAAAATAAGAGAGTATCAACTACCAGAAATTATTGAAAAAATCGAGAAGAAGGAGACTATTCTTCCAACTTATGATGCCGTCATGATTGATGAGGGGCAGGATTTTGAAGCAGATTGGCTCCGGCTTGTCAGCTTACTAATAAATGCTGATACACAGTCACTGTTATTGGTTGAAGACAGAGCTCAGACTATTTACAATCGAAAGCGTTCCTATGTTCAGGATACGGGTTTTAGTTTTCAAGGCAGGTCAAAGGTGTTGACAATAAATTATCGGAACACTTCACAAATTGTAAAATTTGCTTGGGATTTCTTTCGTGAACATTCAGTATTTAAAAATAAAGTCGTCAATCGTGATCTTGATGGTGAAATAATTGCCCCACAAAGTACAAAGAGAAAAGGTCCAGAACCAGGCATCGTAAAAGCTGCCAGCTTTTCTGATGAAATGAGAATGGTATCAAGACAAATAAAGAAATTACATGAAGAGAAAAAAGTTCCATTAGAAGAAATGCTCATCCTATATCGGGTTAAAAAGACATACAAATCTCCAATCGTCGATATCATCAAGCGCACGTTAAATGAGTCAGCAATACCATTCTACTGGATTACCGAAAATGACGTTTCGAAACGATCTTTTGATAAAGAAGACGGAAAGGTCAAAATCAGTACGATAGATAGTAGCAAAGGGTTAGATTTTCAGGCTGTGTTTATCGTCAATGTGGATTCAATGCCGTTTCCATTGGAAGAGGATAAGGAGAGGGAAGTTTCCTTGCTCTATATTGGAATGACAAGAGCTAAAGAATACCTTTGCTTGTCCTACTCGGGTGAATCGGAATATACGATTTATTTGGATCGAATGTTGGAAGAGAGAACTCAAGAGAAAAGAAGAATTGAGCAGGTAAAATAA
- a CDS encoding HIT family protein, whose translation MSCPFCSKGLNIVKENDLAYAIFDKYPVNKGHILIITKRHVSSYFETNCEEKVAIHELLDECKDSLSETFSPDGFNIGINCGEAAGQTIFHVHLHLIPRYSGDIDEPRGGVRGVIPEKRMY comes from the coding sequence ATGTCTTGTCCCTTTTGCAGCAAAGGTTTAAATATAGTTAAAGAAAATGATCTTGCTTATGCCATATTTGATAAATATCCTGTTAACAAAGGACACATATTAATCATTACGAAAAGGCATGTAAGTAGTTATTTTGAAACGAATTGTGAAGAGAAAGTTGCTATTCATGAATTACTAGATGAGTGTAAAGACTCGTTAAGTGAAACCTTTTCTCCTGATGGCTTTAATATTGGGATTAATTGTGGAGAAGCTGCTGGACAAACCATATTCCATGTCCATCTGCATCTTATTCCACGGTATTCAGGAGATATTGACGAACCAAGAGGCGGAGTACGAGGTGTTATTCCTGAAAAAAGGATGTATTAA
- a CDS encoding exonuclease domain-containing protein — MKNFIAFDFETANCSRHSICSVGMVFVENGKIEYSLYQLINPEEEFDFFNIAIHKITPNDVKNAPTFDVFYNYIKEKIENKLMVAHYLPFDGYALRDNLARYQIQPSSNQLLCTYQLSKRLLLGQSSYSLDSLCDYFRIDLTNHHHALGDARACAELMLKLVDQFDLVDFETLFEKTRIRPGVISPDNYRSSLVYNKSKSHGRSLDLREIEVNEYANQENPFYGKNIVFTGKLNLFSRKEAAQLVANKGGMPQNGITNETDYIILGDFQNVMIKNNKSTKLKKAEEMISQGKELEIISEEDFIKML; from the coding sequence ATGAAAAACTTTATTGCATTTGATTTTGAAACTGCTAACTGTAGTCGTCACAGTATTTGTTCCGTTGGTATGGTCTTTGTTGAGAATGGTAAAATTGAGTATTCCTTATATCAATTAATTAATCCAGAAGAAGAATTTGATTTTTTTAATATAGCTATTCATAAAATTACTCCTAACGACGTGAAAAATGCCCCAACATTTGATGTTTTTTATAATTACATCAAAGAAAAAATAGAAAATAAATTAATGGTTGCTCATTATCTACCCTTTGATGGATATGCCTTACGGGATAATTTAGCCAGATATCAAATTCAGCCCTCTAGCAATCAATTACTTTGTACATATCAGTTATCAAAACGACTACTTTTGGGGCAATCTAGTTATTCATTGGATTCTTTATGTGACTATTTCAGAATTGACTTGACTAACCATCATCACGCTCTGGGTGATGCAAGGGCGTGTGCGGAACTAATGTTAAAATTAGTTGATCAGTTTGACTTAGTTGATTTTGAAACTCTTTTTGAGAAGACAAGGATAAGGCCAGGAGTTATTTCTCCAGATAATTATCGTTCTTCCCTTGTTTATAATAAAAGTAAAAGTCACGGTAGGTCGTTAGACTTAAGGGAAATCGAAGTCAATGAATATGCAAATCAAGAAAATCCTTTTTACGGTAAAAACATTGTATTTACCGGGAAGCTCAACCTTTTTTCTCGAAAAGAAGCTGCTCAGTTGGTAGCCAATAAAGGTGGAATGCCACAAAACGGGATTACTAATGAAACTGATTATATTATTCTTGGAGATTTTCAAAATGTAATGATTAAAAATAATAAATCCACAAAGTTAAAAAAGGCCGAAGAGATGATCAGCCAAGGAAAAGAACTTGAAATTATTAGTGAAGAAGATTTTATAAAAATGTTATGA
- the ltrA gene encoding group II intron reverse transcriptase/maturase, which produces METKLLRIAELTKSNPKMKFTSLAHLLNKQALAQCHHELPNRKATGINGTTKEQYGENLEENIEELVSRLKSKSYRPVPVRRMYIPKLNSNKKRPLGIPEHEDKIVQKGITKILNTIYENDFLDCSFGFRPNRGCHDALKILNFYIEKRSVNYVVDVDIKGFFDNVDHKWMVEFLKLRIADPNLLRIIGRFLKGGYMEEGKKYKTDNGTPQGGVISPVLANVYLHYVLDLWFEKKVKKQCKGQAYIVRYADDFVCCFQYQSEAQEFFQSLKCRLKKFNLEISEDKTKIIPFGRFAEKYEKQKGNSKPATFDFLGFTHYCGKSKQGKFRVKRKSSSKKVQGKLKESKEWLKKNRNRDIHMIMDRFRRSLIGYYNYYCITDNTKNVCNFKDKIENLLFKWLNRRSQRKSFTWDKFRLFLDKYPLPSPRIKVNIYDLRKEISYIL; this is translated from the coding sequence ATGGAAACAAAACTACTAAGGATAGCAGAATTAACAAAGTCTAATCCTAAAATGAAATTCACATCACTTGCACATTTACTAAATAAGCAAGCACTAGCTCAATGTCATCATGAACTACCCAATAGGAAAGCAACCGGGATTAACGGTACAACTAAAGAGCAATACGGTGAAAATTTAGAAGAAAACATAGAGGAGTTAGTAAGTCGGCTTAAAAGCAAAAGCTATCGTCCTGTTCCTGTAAGGAGAATGTATATTCCGAAGCTCAATTCAAACAAGAAAAGACCATTAGGAATACCGGAACATGAAGACAAGATTGTTCAAAAAGGCATTACAAAGATACTAAATACCATCTATGAAAATGATTTTCTAGATTGTTCCTTTGGGTTTCGACCTAATCGTGGTTGTCATGATGCTTTGAAAATACTGAACTTTTATATTGAAAAGAGATCAGTAAATTATGTAGTAGATGTCGATATTAAGGGATTCTTTGACAACGTTGACCACAAATGGATGGTGGAGTTCTTAAAACTGCGAATTGCTGACCCTAATCTACTAAGAATAATTGGTAGGTTTCTTAAAGGTGGATACATGGAGGAAGGTAAGAAATACAAAACAGACAATGGCACACCGCAAGGTGGAGTTATATCTCCGGTATTAGCCAATGTGTATCTCCATTATGTCCTTGACTTATGGTTTGAGAAAAAGGTTAAGAAACAATGCAAGGGACAGGCATATATAGTAAGGTATGCAGATGATTTTGTGTGCTGTTTTCAATATCAGAGCGAAGCTCAGGAATTCTTCCAATCATTGAAATGTAGATTAAAGAAATTTAACTTGGAAATTTCCGAGGATAAAACCAAAATTATTCCCTTCGGGCGGTTTGCCGAGAAATATGAAAAGCAAAAGGGAAATAGTAAACCAGCAACCTTTGATTTCCTAGGCTTTACACACTATTGTGGGAAAAGTAAACAAGGGAAATTTCGGGTGAAACGGAAATCGAGTAGCAAGAAAGTCCAAGGTAAATTAAAAGAGTCTAAAGAATGGCTGAAGAAGAATAGAAATAGAGATATTCATATGATCATGGATAGATTTCGACGATCGCTTATAGGTTATTACAACTATTATTGCATCACTGATAATACCAAAAATGTTTGCAACTTCAAAGACAAAATCGAGAACTTACTATTTAAATGGCTCAATAGAAGAAGTCAAAGGAAATCCTTTACATGGGATAAATTCAGACTATTTCTTGATAAATATCCACTACCTTCACCAAGAATTAAAGTGAATATATATGATTTAAGAAAAGAGATTAGCTACATTCTGTGA
- a CDS encoding IS3 family transposase — MVKSNRNSFNCKQIKTKLKGLSPVQYRTQTLKVANKITCLTIRGQFK; from the coding sequence ATAGTCAAATCGAATCGAAATTCATTTAATTGCAAGCAAATTAAGACAAAATTAAAAGGTTTGAGCCCGGTGCAATACCGAACCCAAACCCTAAAAGTTGCTAATAAAATAACCTGTCTAACTATCAGGGGTCAGTTCAAGTGA
- a CDS encoding J domain-containing protein, with protein sequence MELFVNYYDVLGIRQSATSEEIKKAYRKRAKETHPDKKNGNDDLFKLVKESYEVLFDEESRRKYNLLLEEYIKTHCVMKADSADQKFNIHTRQSNDRNQQSKGNLIRNLVIVLSSIAALCIITFGIYRYQSNVKESEELKKQISAIQKSDKQTSKKNTSETSIEDTIHDNSQAPVQDTTNDTVSNTTKYKENADPAFIAFYEDTRVDYEELINEFNNAEKIDFKETQNLIDAAEKLRVIVSKDILNGQFEFARQAMLDYLDNLISGLNTNIPQYEIIQYVQDIELNYRDILSVTIKQ encoded by the coding sequence ATGGAGCTATTCGTTAATTATTATGATGTTCTTGGAATAAGACAATCAGCTACCAGTGAAGAGATAAAAAAAGCTTATAGAAAAAGAGCAAAAGAAACACATCCGGATAAGAAAAATGGAAACGATGATTTATTTAAATTAGTAAAAGAATCGTATGAAGTTCTATTTGATGAAGAATCAAGGAGAAAATATAATTTACTTCTTGAAGAGTACATAAAAACTCACTGTGTGATGAAGGCTGATTCCGCTGATCAAAAATTTAATATTCATACCCGGCAATCAAACGACAGAAACCAACAGTCAAAAGGAAATCTAATTAGAAATTTAGTGATAGTTTTATCCTCTATTGCAGCTCTATGTATCATTACCTTTGGAATATATAGATATCAATCTAATGTTAAAGAAAGTGAAGAGCTTAAAAAACAAATTTCTGCAATTCAAAAAAGTGATAAACAAACTTCAAAAAAGAATACTTCTGAAACCTCAATAGAGGACACTATACACGACAATTCACAAGCCCCAGTTCAAGACACTACTAATGATACAGTTTCAAACACAACGAAATACAAAGAAAATGCGGATCCTGCTTTTATTGCTTTTTATGAGGATACCAGAGTAGATTATGAGGAATTAATTAATGAGTTTAATAATGCCGAAAAAATTGACTTTAAAGAAACTCAAAATTTAATTGATGCAGCTGAAAAACTGCGAGTTATTGTAAGTAAAGACATTCTTAATGGTCAATTTGAGTTTGCCAGACAAGCGATGCTAGATTACTTGGATAATTTGATTTCAGGATTAAATACAAATATACCTCAATATGAAATTATTCAATATGTACAAGATATTGAATTGAATTACCGAGATATTTTATCCGTTACTATTAAACAATAA
- a CDS encoding ABC transporter ATP-binding protein, which produces MDKLFKGILDKLFKPNQHSNKPEIQPISPSEVEAIVDAKIKEHATTIQSTTTDQDDYTLSTKQIEYAISMIEKLKGEFVLAIEPSKLTIKDLNRLIAYQKYKNKGTLVNLVKKGVLQRK; this is translated from the coding sequence GTGGACAAATTGTTTAAAGGAATCCTTGATAAGCTATTTAAACCAAATCAACATTCAAACAAACCAGAAATTCAACCTATTAGCCCTTCTGAAGTAGAGGCAATAGTAGATGCAAAGATTAAAGAGCACGCCACAACCATACAAAGTACGACTACTGACCAGGATGATTACACATTATCAACAAAACAGATCGAATATGCTATTTCAATGATTGAAAAGCTAAAAGGTGAATTCGTATTGGCGATTGAGCCATCAAAATTAACCATTAAAGATTTGAATCGTTTGATTGCCTATCAGAAATATAAAAACAAAGGGACACTTGTTAACTTGGTAAAAAAAGGAGTTCTACAAAGAAAATAG
- a CDS encoding DUF6804 family protein, whose product MILIFIGVFKQPYGYYEFLRIFVFLNSIFLTKEAFKNVKRNGFEYLYLSLLILFNPIIPIYSTKVVWVLLDIISVLLLIITLVFDRPENYKKQ is encoded by the coding sequence ATGATCCTAATTTTCATAGGAGTATTTAAACAGCCATACGGATATTATGAGTTCTTAAGAATTTTTGTGTTTTTAAATTCAATATTTTTAACAAAAGAGGCTTTTAAAAACGTAAAAAGGAATGGATTTGAGTATTTATATCTTAGTTTACTTATTTTATTTAACCCAATTATTCCAATTTATTCAACTAAAGTTGTTTGGGTATTACTAGATATAATTTCGGTGCTATTGTTAATTATTACATTAGTTTTCGATAGACCTGAAAATTATAAAAAACAGTGA
- a CDS encoding DEAD/DEAH box helicase family protein gives MSNVRLITNNLGKELLEQIESSASICILAAFVMKSGVEYIRDSLKIAAERGADIKICTGDYLYVTQPKALENLLSIDDRIQIRLWHSNGVSFHPKAYLFQTKNHDCLFIGSSNLSKSALGNGVEWNLSVSNEKEVFEEALEQFCNTFYSKKTIPLNKETLKEYEVGYEDYHVKNPNLAQQWSKMEELDLMLPAETDVIEQPEIIHDKNAPYGKISPRFAQIEALDELQKTLEEEYNKALVVMATGLGKTYLAAFFARNFERILFIAHREEILNQARDSFQKVMPDRSYGIYNGRVKEGDADADAIFASIYTLSMKTHLLQFQPDEFDLVIVDEFHHAAADSYQRVLDYFMPKFLFGITATPDRNDNKDVYAICDGNVAFRIDFLDAIQQKWLAPFTYYGIYDDTDYSQIRWLGNHYDEEQLLQAQLREELANKILYEWKDKKQTRTIGFCSSIRQANYLSNFFNQKGYKTVSLHSQQVGLSRKNEIKKLSDGDIDAIFTVDLFNEGVDIPTVDTLLFVRPTESLTVFTQQIGRGLRLHQEKETCVIIDLIGNYRNADIKLSLFDTTPSEVGSKKINPTVPDFCQVNLDVHVIDLLKEMITKKHPRRDKLLNAYSSLKYEQGDRPTYLDLHLKGAADSVQYRQEFKSYVGFLEWANELSEREKEVFLRYKPWLEETEKTGMAKSYKMVVLLAMLKRGPANWFKSITPTEVAPFFHQYLTEKEYRKRIDFSDRSSKQLWEYDEKGVSKLIATMPMTKWSGSSKGLISFENEIFNLKFDVVPENQQILFDWTKEVCEYRLHYHFERKAKKPQTH, from the coding sequence ATGAGTAATGTTCGGTTAATTACCAATAATCTAGGGAAAGAGTTATTGGAACAAATTGAATCCTCAGCTTCTATTTGTATTTTAGCAGCTTTTGTAATGAAATCTGGGGTTGAATATATAAGAGATTCCCTGAAGATTGCTGCAGAAAGAGGGGCAGATATCAAGATTTGTACAGGTGATTATTTGTATGTTACTCAGCCGAAAGCGTTGGAGAATTTGCTATCAATTGATGATAGGATTCAAATTCGGTTATGGCATAGTAATGGTGTTTCCTTCCACCCTAAGGCCTATCTTTTTCAAACAAAGAATCATGATTGCTTATTTATCGGTTCTTCTAATTTATCAAAATCTGCTCTTGGTAATGGAGTTGAATGGAATCTTTCTGTTAGTAATGAAAAAGAGGTTTTTGAAGAAGCACTGGAACAGTTCTGTAATACTTTTTATTCAAAAAAGACGATCCCATTGAACAAAGAAACCTTAAAAGAGTATGAGGTCGGATATGAGGATTACCATGTTAAGAATCCAAATTTGGCTCAACAGTGGTCTAAGATGGAAGAACTAGATTTAATGCTTCCGGCTGAAACTGATGTAATAGAACAGCCTGAGATTATCCATGATAAAAATGCACCATATGGCAAGATTTCACCTCGTTTTGCCCAAATAGAAGCACTTGATGAATTACAAAAAACATTGGAAGAAGAATATAATAAGGCTTTAGTTGTCATGGCAACAGGTCTAGGTAAAACCTATCTTGCAGCTTTTTTTGCCCGGAATTTTGAACGAATTTTATTCATTGCCCATCGTGAGGAAATCTTGAATCAAGCAAGAGATTCTTTTCAAAAGGTAATGCCCGATAGAAGTTACGGGATTTACAATGGTAGGGTAAAAGAAGGCGATGCGGATGCGGATGCTATCTTTGCGTCTATCTATACATTAAGTATGAAGACACACTTGCTCCAGTTCCAGCCTGATGAGTTTGATCTAGTAATAGTCGATGAATTTCATCATGCTGCTGCAGACTCTTATCAGAGAGTTTTAGATTATTTCATGCCAAAATTTTTATTTGGAATTACCGCGACTCCTGATCGAAATGACAATAAGGACGTATATGCGATTTGCGATGGTAACGTAGCGTTTCGAATAGACTTTCTAGATGCAATCCAGCAAAAATGGTTAGCTCCTTTTACGTATTATGGAATCTATGATGATACGGATTACTCGCAAATTAGATGGCTAGGTAATCATTATGATGAGGAACAATTATTGCAGGCACAGCTCCGAGAGGAATTGGCTAATAAGATCCTTTATGAATGGAAAGATAAGAAACAGACAAGGACAATCGGATTTTGTTCATCGATAAGACAAGCAAACTATCTGTCTAACTTTTTTAATCAAAAGGGCTATAAGACTGTCAGTTTGCATTCCCAACAGGTTGGTTTGAGCAGAAAGAATGAGATAAAGAAGCTGTCAGATGGGGACATAGATGCTATCTTTACAGTTGACTTGTTTAACGAGGGAGTCGATATTCCTACAGTCGATACCTTGTTGTTTGTCCGGCCTACGGAATCACTTACAGTGTTTACGCAACAGATTGGACGTGGACTTCGGTTACATCAAGAAAAAGAGACTTGTGTGATTATTGATTTAATAGGTAACTATCGAAATGCCGATATTAAGTTAAGTTTGTTTGACACTACCCCATCTGAAGTAGGCTCTAAAAAAATCAACCCAACTGTTCCAGATTTTTGCCAAGTGAATTTAGATGTGCATGTTATTGACTTGTTAAAAGAAATGATTACAAAGAAACATCCTCGTCGTGATAAACTGCTAAATGCGTACTCTTCACTAAAATATGAACAAGGTGACAGGCCAACATATTTAGATCTACACTTAAAAGGTGCAGCAGATTCAGTTCAATACCGCCAAGAGTTTAAGTCATATGTTGGTTTCTTAGAATGGGCAAATGAATTAAGTGAAAGAGAAAAAGAAGTTTTTCTTCGGTATAAACCGTGGCTTGAGGAAACTGAAAAAACTGGAATGGCTAAAAGTTATAAAATGGTTGTCTTGTTAGCAATGTTGAAGCGTGGTCCAGCAAACTGGTTCAAGTCGATTACCCCAACAGAGGTAGCGCCTTTTTTTCATCAATATCTTACAGAAAAGGAATACAGGAAACGGATCGATTTTTCCGACAGGTCTTCGAAACAGCTCTGGGAGTACGATGAAAAAGGAGTTAGCAAACTGATTGCTACAATGCCAATGACAAAATGGAGTGGCAGCTCAAAAGGGCTCATTTCGTTTGAAAACGAAATATTTAATCTTAAATTTGATGTTGTTCCTGAGAACCAACAGATATTGTTTGATTGGACAAAAGAAGTATGTGAATACCGCCTGCATTATCATTTTGAACGGAAGGCGAAAAAACCCCAGACCCATTAA
- a CDS encoding cupin domain-containing protein, protein MVSNMDYTSPSTQYFFDVNKSPLFIKDNKNFINVLGIKQLNTLENVSLLDIFLSTNNVVEPHYHQNAAQLVYCISGSATVSMLNPYTKQIHNYTITPGQVANVPQGWWHYEVAIVDNTHLLAIFDAPTPEVILGSDILKFTPANIMAHTYCLDENHWKQVIAPVKPSTYIGPYQDCHSLNEQTTHQYVNPQNQQPQYIPQYPHTHYPPQFQRYWE, encoded by the coding sequence ATGGTCTCAAATATGGATTATACATCACCATCAACTCAATACTTTTTTGACGTAAATAAGAGCCCCCTATTCATAAAAGATAACAAAAACTTTATTAATGTATTAGGTATCAAACAGTTGAATACACTGGAAAATGTGTCACTGCTAGACATTTTCCTAAGTACAAATAATGTCGTGGAACCGCACTATCACCAAAATGCTGCACAGTTAGTCTATTGTATCTCTGGTTCTGCTACAGTATCAATGCTAAACCCATATACAAAACAGATACACAATTACACGATTACACCTGGGCAAGTGGCAAATGTTCCACAAGGGTGGTGGCATTATGAAGTTGCTATTGTTGATAACACGCATCTTTTGGCAATATTTGATGCCCCGACTCCAGAAGTAATTTTAGGTTCTGATATCTTAAAATTTACTCCTGCAAATATTATGGCGCATACCTATTGTCTTGATGAAAATCACTGGAAGCAAGTAATCGCACCAGTTAAACCTTCAACATATATAGGTCCATACCAGGACTGTCACAGCCTAAATGAACAGACAACTCATCAATATGTAAATCCACAAAATCAGCAGCCCCAATATATTCCGCAATACCCGCACACACATTACCCTCCTCAGTTTCAGCGTTATTGGGAATAA
- a CDS encoding YHYH domain-containing protein: MKSLFFICLIFILLIPTPTEVFGHSGRTDSYGGHNKTSNGTYHCHSGPCLDDAWEEAYDTFFPIGQKDGKKRNNRVSIISEDLTNKLDPDIAEYMVLYAIKAYKIGYEDTCILTFWERYRWYIGGGAGITIIGAFALIKSKKGHNSL, translated from the coding sequence TTGAAAAGTTTATTTTTTATATGTTTGATTTTTATTTTGTTGATCCCTACACCTACAGAAGTTTTTGGACACAGTGGTAGAACTGATAGTTACGGTGGACATAACAAAACATCAAATGGCACTTATCATTGTCATTCTGGTCCTTGTCTTGATGATGCTTGGGAAGAAGCCTATGATACATTTTTTCCAATTGGTCAGAAAGACGGAAAAAAAAGAAATAATCGGGTATCAATCATAAGTGAGGATTTAACCAATAAATTAGATCCGGATATTGCAGAATATATGGTTCTATATGCAATAAAGGCCTATAAAATAGGCTATGAAGATACATGTATTTTAACATTTTGGGAAAGATACAGATGGTATATTGGCGGTGGTGCAGGAATTACAATTATAGGGGCATTTGCACTTATAAAAAGCAAGAAAGGTCATAATTCTTTGTAA